From Panicum hallii strain FIL2 chromosome 2, PHallii_v3.1, whole genome shotgun sequence, a single genomic window includes:
- the LOC112882595 gene encoding probable trehalose-phosphate phosphatase 7 isoform X1 encodes MAKPSVGVSEVGVSAAPAQAACPCPGTLFPYPPPRGAGIAASVRRKCLQVELGAGAAGLLGGAWGVESMRASSPTHAKAAAALAAGVDDERAAWMVRHPSALGKFEQIVAASEGKRIVMFLDYDGTLSPIVDDPDAAFMSETMRMAVRSVAKHFPTAIVSGRCLDKVFEFVKLAELYYAGSHGMDIKGPAKASSRHAKAKQAKGGVLFQPASEFLPMIEEVHERLVETTRSIPGAKVENNKFCVSVHFRCVDEKVGSSVARNWPLLSSSRPHLFVPIEPPLHSLALSPANGNSKSIHAKYKAFPPAHVVDRSLVADATTNQPADVHVQMWGELSEAVKGVLRGYPKLRLTQGRMVLEVRPTIKWDKGKALEFLLESLGFADCTNVLPVYIGDDRTDEDAFKVLRRRGQGVGILVSKHPKETSASYSLQEPAEVMEFLLRLVEWKRLSRARLRLRLQ; translated from the exons ATGGCGAAGCCGAGCGTGGGAGTCTCGGAGGTGGGCGtctcggcggcgccggcgcaggCGGCGTGCCCCTGCCCGGGGACGCTGTTCCCgtacccgccgccgcgcggcgccgGGATCGCCGCATCCGTGCGGCGCAAGTGCCTGCAGGTGGAGCTCGgcgccggggcggcggggctgCTGGGCGGCGCGTGGGGCGTCGAGTCCATGCGCGCGTCGTCGCCGACGCACGCCAAGGCCGCggcggccctcgccgccggcgtagACGACGAGCGCGCCGCGTGGATGGTGCGGCACCCGTCGGCGCTGGGCAAGTTCGAGCAGATCGTGGCAGCGTCCGAGGGCAAGCGCATCGTGATGTTCCTGGACTACGACGGCACCCTGTCGCCCATCGTGGACGACCCCGACGCCGCCTTCATGAGCGAGACG ATGCGGATGGCCGTGCGCAGCGTCGCCAAGCACTTCCCGACGGCGATCGTCAGCGGCCGGTGCCTCGACAAG GTGTTCGAGTTCGTAAAGCTGGCGGAGCTGTACTACGCGGGGAGCCACGGCATGGACATCAAGGGCCCGGCCAAGGCCTCTTCCCGGCACGCAAAGGCCAAG CAGGCGAAGGGAGGAGTCCTGTTCCAGCCGGCGAGCGAATTCCTGCCGATGATCGAGGAGGTGCACGAGCGCCTGGTCGAGACGACTCGCAGCATCCCGGGGGCCAAGGTCGAGAATAACAAGTTCTGCGTGTCCGTCCACTTCAGATGCGTCGACGAAAAGGTTGGTTCTTCCGTTGCCCGCAATTGGCCGTTGCTTTCCTCATCCCGTCCTCACCTTTTCGTTCCGATCGAGCCCCCACTCCACTCACTGGCATTATCTCCGGCGAATGGCAACTCCAAATCAATCCACGCTAAATATAAAGCTTTTCCACCTGCGCACGTCGTCGATCGATCGCTAGTGGCGGACGCAACTACTAATCAGCCTGCTGATGTACATGTGCAGATGTGGGGCGAGCTGTCGGAGGCGGTGAAGGGCGTGCTGCGGGGGTACCCGAAGCTGCGGCTGACGCAGGGGCGGATGGTGCTGGAGGTGCGGCCCACCATCAAGTGGGACAAGGGCAAGGCCCTCGAGTTCCTGCTCGAGTCGCTCGGCTTCGCCGACTGCACCAACGTCCTGCCCGTCTACATCGGCGACGACCGCACCGACGAGGACGCCTTCAAGGtcctgcggcggcgggggcagggcgTCGGCATCCTCGTGTCCAAGCACCCCAAGGAGACGAGCGCCTCCTACTCGCTCCAGGAGCCCGCCGAGGTCATGGAGTTCCTGCTCCGCCTCGTGGAGTGGAAGCGACTCTCCAGGGCGAGGCTCAGGCTCAGGCTGCAATGA
- the LOC112882595 gene encoding probable trehalose-phosphate phosphatase 7 isoform X3 — MAKPSVGVSEVGVSAAPAQAACPCPGTLFPYPPPRGAGIAASVRRKCLQVELGAGAAGLLGGAWGVESMRASSPTHAKAAAALAAGVDDERAAWMVRHPSALGKFEQIVAASEGKRIVMFLDYDGTLSPIVDDPDAAFMSETMRMAVRSVAKHFPTAIVSGRCLDKVFEFVKLAELYYAGSHGMDIKGPAKASSRHAKAKQAKGGVLFQPASEFLPMIEEVHERLVETTRSIPGAKVENNKFCVSVHFRCVDEKMWGELSEAVKGVLRGYPKLRLTQGRMVLEVRPTIKWDKGKALEFLLESLGFADCTNVLPVYIGDDRTDEDAFKVLRRRGQGVGILVSKHPKETSASYSLQEPAEVMEFLLRLVEWKRLSRARLRLRLQ, encoded by the exons ATGGCGAAGCCGAGCGTGGGAGTCTCGGAGGTGGGCGtctcggcggcgccggcgcaggCGGCGTGCCCCTGCCCGGGGACGCTGTTCCCgtacccgccgccgcgcggcgccgGGATCGCCGCATCCGTGCGGCGCAAGTGCCTGCAGGTGGAGCTCGgcgccggggcggcggggctgCTGGGCGGCGCGTGGGGCGTCGAGTCCATGCGCGCGTCGTCGCCGACGCACGCCAAGGCCGCggcggccctcgccgccggcgtagACGACGAGCGCGCCGCGTGGATGGTGCGGCACCCGTCGGCGCTGGGCAAGTTCGAGCAGATCGTGGCAGCGTCCGAGGGCAAGCGCATCGTGATGTTCCTGGACTACGACGGCACCCTGTCGCCCATCGTGGACGACCCCGACGCCGCCTTCATGAGCGAGACG ATGCGGATGGCCGTGCGCAGCGTCGCCAAGCACTTCCCGACGGCGATCGTCAGCGGCCGGTGCCTCGACAAG GTGTTCGAGTTCGTAAAGCTGGCGGAGCTGTACTACGCGGGGAGCCACGGCATGGACATCAAGGGCCCGGCCAAGGCCTCTTCCCGGCACGCAAAGGCCAAG CAGGCGAAGGGAGGAGTCCTGTTCCAGCCGGCGAGCGAATTCCTGCCGATGATCGAGGAGGTGCACGAGCGCCTGGTCGAGACGACTCGCAGCATCCCGGGGGCCAAGGTCGAGAATAACAAGTTCTGCGTGTCCGTCCACTTCAGATGCGTCGACGAAAAG ATGTGGGGCGAGCTGTCGGAGGCGGTGAAGGGCGTGCTGCGGGGGTACCCGAAGCTGCGGCTGACGCAGGGGCGGATGGTGCTGGAGGTGCGGCCCACCATCAAGTGGGACAAGGGCAAGGCCCTCGAGTTCCTGCTCGAGTCGCTCGGCTTCGCCGACTGCACCAACGTCCTGCCCGTCTACATCGGCGACGACCGCACCGACGAGGACGCCTTCAAGGtcctgcggcggcgggggcagggcgTCGGCATCCTCGTGTCCAAGCACCCCAAGGAGACGAGCGCCTCCTACTCGCTCCAGGAGCCCGCCGAGGTCATGGAGTTCCTGCTCCGCCTCGTGGAGTGGAAGCGACTCTCCAGGGCGAGGCTCAGGCTCAGGCTGCAATGA
- the LOC112882595 gene encoding probable trehalose-phosphate phosphatase 7 isoform X2 has protein sequence MAKPSVGVSEVGVSAAPAQAACPCPGTLFPYPPPRGAGIAASVRRKCLQVELGAGAAGLLGGAWGVESMRASSPTHAKAAAALAAGVDDERAAWMVRHPSALGKFEQIVAASEGKRIVMFLDYDGTLSPIVDDPDAAFMSETMRMAVRSVAKHFPTAIVSGRCLDKVFEFVKLAELYYAGSHGMDIKGPAKASSRHAKAKAKGGVLFQPASEFLPMIEEVHERLVETTRSIPGAKVENNKFCVSVHFRCVDEKVGSSVARNWPLLSSSRPHLFVPIEPPLHSLALSPANGNSKSIHAKYKAFPPAHVVDRSLVADATTNQPADVHVQMWGELSEAVKGVLRGYPKLRLTQGRMVLEVRPTIKWDKGKALEFLLESLGFADCTNVLPVYIGDDRTDEDAFKVLRRRGQGVGILVSKHPKETSASYSLQEPAEVMEFLLRLVEWKRLSRARLRLRLQ, from the exons ATGGCGAAGCCGAGCGTGGGAGTCTCGGAGGTGGGCGtctcggcggcgccggcgcaggCGGCGTGCCCCTGCCCGGGGACGCTGTTCCCgtacccgccgccgcgcggcgccgGGATCGCCGCATCCGTGCGGCGCAAGTGCCTGCAGGTGGAGCTCGgcgccggggcggcggggctgCTGGGCGGCGCGTGGGGCGTCGAGTCCATGCGCGCGTCGTCGCCGACGCACGCCAAGGCCGCggcggccctcgccgccggcgtagACGACGAGCGCGCCGCGTGGATGGTGCGGCACCCGTCGGCGCTGGGCAAGTTCGAGCAGATCGTGGCAGCGTCCGAGGGCAAGCGCATCGTGATGTTCCTGGACTACGACGGCACCCTGTCGCCCATCGTGGACGACCCCGACGCCGCCTTCATGAGCGAGACG ATGCGGATGGCCGTGCGCAGCGTCGCCAAGCACTTCCCGACGGCGATCGTCAGCGGCCGGTGCCTCGACAAG GTGTTCGAGTTCGTAAAGCTGGCGGAGCTGTACTACGCGGGGAGCCACGGCATGGACATCAAGGGCCCGGCCAAGGCCTCTTCCCGGCACGCAAAGGCCAAG GCGAAGGGAGGAGTCCTGTTCCAGCCGGCGAGCGAATTCCTGCCGATGATCGAGGAGGTGCACGAGCGCCTGGTCGAGACGACTCGCAGCATCCCGGGGGCCAAGGTCGAGAATAACAAGTTCTGCGTGTCCGTCCACTTCAGATGCGTCGACGAAAAGGTTGGTTCTTCCGTTGCCCGCAATTGGCCGTTGCTTTCCTCATCCCGTCCTCACCTTTTCGTTCCGATCGAGCCCCCACTCCACTCACTGGCATTATCTCCGGCGAATGGCAACTCCAAATCAATCCACGCTAAATATAAAGCTTTTCCACCTGCGCACGTCGTCGATCGATCGCTAGTGGCGGACGCAACTACTAATCAGCCTGCTGATGTACATGTGCAGATGTGGGGCGAGCTGTCGGAGGCGGTGAAGGGCGTGCTGCGGGGGTACCCGAAGCTGCGGCTGACGCAGGGGCGGATGGTGCTGGAGGTGCGGCCCACCATCAAGTGGGACAAGGGCAAGGCCCTCGAGTTCCTGCTCGAGTCGCTCGGCTTCGCCGACTGCACCAACGTCCTGCCCGTCTACATCGGCGACGACCGCACCGACGAGGACGCCTTCAAGGtcctgcggcggcgggggcagggcgTCGGCATCCTCGTGTCCAAGCACCCCAAGGAGACGAGCGCCTCCTACTCGCTCCAGGAGCCCGCCGAGGTCATGGAGTTCCTGCTCCGCCTCGTGGAGTGGAAGCGACTCTCCAGGGCGAGGCTCAGGCTCAGGCTGCAATGA
- the LOC112882595 gene encoding probable trehalose-phosphate phosphatase 7 isoform X4, which produces MAKPSVGVSEVGVSAAPAQAACPCPGTLFPYPPPRGAGIAASVRRKCLQVELGAGAAGLLGGAWGVESMRASSPTHAKAAAALAAGVDDERAAWMVRHPSALGKFEQIVAASEGKRIVMFLDYDGTLSPIVDDPDAAFMSETMRMAVRSVAKHFPTAIVSGRCLDKVFEFVKLAELYYAGSHGMDIKGPAKASSRHAKAKAKGGVLFQPASEFLPMIEEVHERLVETTRSIPGAKVENNKFCVSVHFRCVDEKMWGELSEAVKGVLRGYPKLRLTQGRMVLEVRPTIKWDKGKALEFLLESLGFADCTNVLPVYIGDDRTDEDAFKVLRRRGQGVGILVSKHPKETSASYSLQEPAEVMEFLLRLVEWKRLSRARLRLRLQ; this is translated from the exons ATGGCGAAGCCGAGCGTGGGAGTCTCGGAGGTGGGCGtctcggcggcgccggcgcaggCGGCGTGCCCCTGCCCGGGGACGCTGTTCCCgtacccgccgccgcgcggcgccgGGATCGCCGCATCCGTGCGGCGCAAGTGCCTGCAGGTGGAGCTCGgcgccggggcggcggggctgCTGGGCGGCGCGTGGGGCGTCGAGTCCATGCGCGCGTCGTCGCCGACGCACGCCAAGGCCGCggcggccctcgccgccggcgtagACGACGAGCGCGCCGCGTGGATGGTGCGGCACCCGTCGGCGCTGGGCAAGTTCGAGCAGATCGTGGCAGCGTCCGAGGGCAAGCGCATCGTGATGTTCCTGGACTACGACGGCACCCTGTCGCCCATCGTGGACGACCCCGACGCCGCCTTCATGAGCGAGACG ATGCGGATGGCCGTGCGCAGCGTCGCCAAGCACTTCCCGACGGCGATCGTCAGCGGCCGGTGCCTCGACAAG GTGTTCGAGTTCGTAAAGCTGGCGGAGCTGTACTACGCGGGGAGCCACGGCATGGACATCAAGGGCCCGGCCAAGGCCTCTTCCCGGCACGCAAAGGCCAAG GCGAAGGGAGGAGTCCTGTTCCAGCCGGCGAGCGAATTCCTGCCGATGATCGAGGAGGTGCACGAGCGCCTGGTCGAGACGACTCGCAGCATCCCGGGGGCCAAGGTCGAGAATAACAAGTTCTGCGTGTCCGTCCACTTCAGATGCGTCGACGAAAAG ATGTGGGGCGAGCTGTCGGAGGCGGTGAAGGGCGTGCTGCGGGGGTACCCGAAGCTGCGGCTGACGCAGGGGCGGATGGTGCTGGAGGTGCGGCCCACCATCAAGTGGGACAAGGGCAAGGCCCTCGAGTTCCTGCTCGAGTCGCTCGGCTTCGCCGACTGCACCAACGTCCTGCCCGTCTACATCGGCGACGACCGCACCGACGAGGACGCCTTCAAGGtcctgcggcggcgggggcagggcgTCGGCATCCTCGTGTCCAAGCACCCCAAGGAGACGAGCGCCTCCTACTCGCTCCAGGAGCCCGCCGAGGTCATGGAGTTCCTGCTCCGCCTCGTGGAGTGGAAGCGACTCTCCAGGGCGAGGCTCAGGCTCAGGCTGCAATGA
- the LOC112879306 gene encoding uncharacterized protein LOC112879306 yields the protein MASREGGGGGAAAAAGRPALRVGRTREYRTGMDTELLSVDGAAAVSLFVLCGDRFEAAQLFRSGPLSLRMLRVEGHPVSMASCTVADHQWMLARDALVARVDARAFVFELPGFFYAAVVPPDSAAADRKCATMAEIFSRFCFYHDLTKPDGDDDDDEAGEVDQNPWARAHARIHRIRRHGSPPGHAAADAPPDRARQMERAVRTSAVVKLLTRSLLAGVLQPARHLTIAVGGGGSANAGTSSARAAAAALPSKSVVSDLLDAIETNRAAPRRDARRRSGGGGLVGWWSLNVEGIMLLLRVVQAVRGRKHLAAPAAGEKRPRDEGSGRDGMRGGVIGGGGGGAAAFGGAAARRWCGGRPRKLGSTVGACGSS from the exons ATGGCGTCccgggagggaggaggaggcggcgcggcggcggcggcgggccggccgGCGCTGCGGGTGGGGCGGACGCGGGAGTACCGGACGGGCATGGACACAGAGCTGCTGTCCGTCGACGGCGCCGCGGCGGTCAGCCTCTTCGTGCTCTGCGGCGACCGTTTCGAGGCCGCGCAGCTCTTCCGCTCGGGGCCCCTGTCCCTGCGCATGCTCCGCGTCGAGGGCCACCCGGTGTCTATGGCGTCCTGCACGGTCGCCGACCACCAGTGGATGCTCGCGCGCGACGCGCTCGTGGCGCGGGTCGACGCGCGCGCCTTCGTCTTCGAGCTGCCAGGATTCTTCTACGCCGCCGTCGTGCCGCCCGACTCCGCCGCCGCGGACCGCAAGTGCGCCACCATGGCGGAGATCTTCTCGCGCTTCTGCTTCTACCACGACCTCACCAAGCCAGACG gtgacgacgacgacgacgaagcTGGTGAGGTCGACCAGAACCCGTGGGCCCGTGCCCACGCCCGGATACACCGCATCAGGCGGCACGGCTCGCCGCCCGgacacgccgccgccgacgcgccgCCCGACCGCGCCAGGCAGATGGAGCGCGCCGTCCGCACGTCCGCGGTCGTCAAGCTGCTCACCCGCTCCCTCCTCGCCGGGGTGCTCCAGCCCGCCCGCCACCTGACCATcgccgtgggcggcggcgggagcgccAATGCCGGCACGAGcagcgcgcgcgccgcggccgcggcgctgcCGAGCAAGTCGGTCGTGTCCGACCTCCTCGACGCCATCGAGACGAACcgggccgcgccccgccgcgacGCACGCCGCAGGTCCGGCGGGGGCGGCCTAGTCGGGTGGTGGAGCCTCAACGTGGAGGGCATAATGCTGCTGCTGAGGGTCGTGCAGGCAGTCCGGGGGAGGAAGCATCTGGCGGCACCGGCCGCGGGGGAGAAGAGGCCGCGCGACGAGGGATCCGGCCGCGACGGCATGAGGGGCGGGGTCattggaggcggcggaggtggcgcggcggcgttcggcggcgcggcggcgcggcgctggTGCGGTGGGAGGCCGAGGAAGCTGGGTAGCACCGTTGGCGCCTGCGGGAGCTCTTGA